One window from the genome of Pseudoalteromonas sp. '520P1 No. 423' encodes:
- a CDS encoding IS66 family transposase, giving the protein MSDNAQINQLQKQLAALQAQVDALQQDKQALKEDMVEMQARIDHLLAELKLSKSQKYGKKSEKAPRGTFNEAEQAKSAPKHHKKGKQTLPEDIPREEVEHVLADSSCMCCGNDMHVCGTEESEQVKIIPAKISVIKHKQFKYACRHCENTEIKNKIITASKPKQPIPGSIASAETLAAVVTAKYCDALPLYRQVEIFKRGGLSLSRGTLANWCIKAGAIIKPLVEAMRRHLLAQHSLCADETRVQVLDEPDKKATNQSYMWVYRSNEMSEQPVVVYDYQAGRSRACLKEFLGDYQGYLQCDGYPVYDNVENITPVGCWAHARRKYNDALKAESKNKGRAHKAISFISKLYKLETQAKNKKLSAKKRYQLRQEKAKPILAAFKIWLDEAKIKVTKESHIGKAINYTLNQWDKLNHYIEDGELGIDNNITERDIRPFTTGRKNWMFSQSVNGVEASAILYSIVMTCRANDINPYYYFQHLFKEMPNREENSDLTDLMPWNVQLDFDYN; this is encoded by the coding sequence ATGTCTGATAATGCGCAAATAAATCAACTGCAAAAACAACTGGCGGCTTTGCAAGCTCAGGTTGATGCATTGCAGCAAGATAAACAAGCATTAAAAGAAGATATGGTTGAAATGCAGGCGCGTATTGATCACCTTCTTGCAGAATTGAAACTGAGCAAATCTCAAAAATATGGCAAGAAAAGTGAGAAGGCACCACGTGGCACCTTTAACGAAGCAGAGCAAGCAAAGTCAGCGCCCAAGCATCATAAAAAAGGCAAACAAACACTGCCTGAAGATATACCGCGTGAAGAAGTTGAACATGTATTAGCAGATAGCAGTTGTATGTGTTGCGGGAATGATATGCATGTTTGTGGCACTGAAGAAAGTGAACAAGTTAAAATTATCCCAGCCAAAATCAGTGTCATAAAACACAAGCAATTCAAATACGCTTGTCGTCATTGTGAAAATACTGAAATCAAAAACAAAATCATTACCGCTTCCAAGCCAAAACAACCGATACCCGGCAGTATTGCCAGCGCGGAAACACTGGCTGCAGTTGTGACGGCTAAATATTGTGATGCGTTACCGCTTTATCGACAGGTTGAGATATTCAAACGCGGTGGACTTAGCTTGTCTCGGGGCACGCTGGCAAATTGGTGTATTAAAGCTGGCGCAATCATTAAACCTTTAGTTGAAGCAATGAGACGACATTTACTCGCTCAGCATAGTTTATGCGCCGATGAAACTCGAGTTCAGGTATTAGATGAGCCTGATAAAAAAGCCACAAACCAATCTTATATGTGGGTGTATCGCAGTAACGAAATGAGTGAGCAACCTGTTGTGGTTTATGATTACCAGGCGGGTAGAAGTCGCGCCTGTTTAAAAGAATTCCTAGGGGATTATCAAGGATATTTACAGTGTGATGGCTACCCTGTTTATGACAATGTTGAAAATATCACGCCTGTAGGCTGCTGGGCACATGCCAGGCGTAAATATAATGATGCACTTAAGGCTGAGTCAAAGAATAAAGGTCGGGCACATAAGGCAATCAGTTTCATCAGTAAACTTTATAAATTAGAAACGCAGGCAAAAAACAAGAAACTAAGCGCAAAGAAACGCTATCAATTACGGCAAGAAAAAGCCAAACCAATATTAGCAGCATTTAAAATATGGTTAGATGAAGCCAAGATAAAAGTCACCAAAGAGAGCCATATTGGCAAAGCAATCAACTACACACTTAATCAATGGGATAAATTAAATCATTATATAGAAGATGGTGAATTAGGTATCGACAATAATATAACGGAGCGAGATATCAGACCATTTACCACGGGACGGAAAAACTGGATGTTCTCACAATCAGTCAATGGTGTAGAGGCAAGTGCGATACTTTATAGTATTGTCATGACATGTCGGGCAAATGATATAAACCCATATTACTACTTCCAACATTTATTTAAAGAAATGCCAAATCGAGAAGAAAATTCAGATTTAACAGATTTAATGCCGTGGAATGTGCAGCTAGACTTTGATTATAACTAG
- a CDS encoding transposase → MARARESLIDLDATPYYHCINRCIRRSYLCGDDKYSGNNFDHRRTWLVDRIKFLSTVFSIDIAAYAIMSNHYHLVLKVNREEALSLSNDDVIERWYQLYHGCILVDRYRSGEKLNAAYMFRINEIVNEWRIRLYDISWFMRSLNEFIARKANKEDNCTGKFWEGRFKSQALLDESAILSCMMYVDLNPIRAKMVDSLIGSDFTSIKERIKQYQSFKKQDKSKNSKSNKKPEFTVLQQPKLLLEFGCSMDKNTIPFTLFDYLELADFSSRLIVPNKRGSVLKTTPKILAVLNIEVDSWLNTIQHFRRHYANFAGSKSSLMKCAHSHNHSWYKGSG, encoded by the coding sequence ATGGCTAGGGCGAGAGAGTCGTTAATCGATTTAGATGCAACCCCTTATTATCATTGTATAAATCGCTGTATCCGAAGAAGTTACTTATGTGGCGATGATAAATATTCAGGTAATAACTTTGACCATCGTAGAACTTGGTTAGTAGATAGAATCAAATTCCTTTCAACTGTTTTTTCAATTGATATCGCAGCTTATGCGATTATGTCTAATCATTATCACCTTGTTTTAAAGGTAAATAGGGAAGAGGCTTTAAGCTTATCTAATGATGATGTTATTGAACGTTGGTATCAGTTATATCATGGTTGTATTTTGGTCGACCGTTATAGGTCGGGTGAAAAACTCAATGCAGCATACATGTTTAGAATTAATGAAATAGTTAATGAATGGCGCATAAGGCTATATGATATTAGTTGGTTTATGCGCAGCCTAAATGAATTTATAGCGCGTAAAGCGAATAAAGAAGATAATTGCACGGGTAAATTTTGGGAAGGGCGTTTTAAATCACAGGCTTTGCTAGATGAATCTGCAATTTTAAGTTGCATGATGTATGTTGATTTAAATCCTATTAGAGCAAAAATGGTTGACTCACTTATAGGCAGTGATTTCACCTCAATTAAAGAACGAATCAAGCAATACCAATCTTTTAAAAAACAAGACAAATCTAAAAATAGTAAATCTAATAAGAAACCTGAATTTACAGTCTTACAGCAACCAAAGTTACTATTAGAATTTGGCTGCTCAATGGATAAAAATACCATTCCTTTTACGCTTTTTGATTATTTAGAGTTAGCTGATTTTAGTAGTCGTTTAATCGTGCCAAATAAACGAGGTTCGGTTTTGAAAACGACTCCAAAAATTTTAGCTGTTTTAAATATTGAAGTTGATTCATGGCTCAATACCATTCAACACTTCAGGCGGCATTATGCTAACTTCGCAGGTTCAAAATCATCTTTAATGAAGTGTGCACATAGTCACAATCATAGTTGGTATAAAGGTTCCGGGTAG
- a CDS encoding DUF1611 domain-containing protein produces MSTPSNYNDFRNINVNNTFNSLRQATLLKEQDNSIQPTAIIFCEGNFGKADGKTANGLIRHSQKYRIVSVIDSKLAGLDSGKVLDQKANGIPIVASLEDAINLSETLPQYFIFGLAPTSGFLSSLERKIILHAMSLKMHIINGLHEFLTEDLAFVDASIEHGVRIFDIRKPKRKEELQIFSGRVREVNCPRIAVLGTDCALGKRTTATILANELTNKGLNVVMIATGQTGIMQGARYCVALDAVPSQFCAGELESVIVKAYEKENPDLIIIEGQGALSHPAYSTSSFILRGSCPTSVILQHAPKRQHRSDFPNMPMPSVASEIILIETFSDTSVIGLTLNHEGMSSDDIFTAIDGYSNELGIQVTDPLSQPVEKLLDIVLSAYPQLASKLAEKNEVS; encoded by the coding sequence ATGTCTACTCCTTCAAACTATAATGACTTTAGAAATATTAACGTCAACAATACTTTTAATTCGTTAAGACAGGCAACTCTGCTAAAAGAACAAGATAATTCCATTCAACCGACTGCTATCATTTTTTGCGAAGGGAATTTTGGAAAAGCTGATGGTAAAACGGCGAATGGTTTGATTCGGCACTCCCAAAAGTATCGCATAGTGTCTGTCATTGATAGCAAATTAGCTGGTTTGGATTCTGGTAAGGTACTAGATCAAAAAGCCAATGGAATACCCATAGTTGCAAGTTTAGAAGACGCTATAAACCTAAGCGAAACTCTTCCTCAATACTTCATTTTCGGTCTTGCTCCTACCAGCGGTTTTTTATCGAGTTTAGAAAGAAAAATCATTTTACATGCCATGTCCTTGAAAATGCATATCATCAATGGTCTACATGAGTTTCTGACCGAGGATTTAGCATTTGTTGACGCGAGTATTGAGCATGGTGTTCGAATATTTGATATTCGCAAACCTAAGCGAAAAGAAGAGCTTCAAATATTTAGCGGTAGAGTTCGAGAGGTGAACTGCCCTAGAATAGCTGTATTAGGTACAGATTGTGCATTAGGAAAACGAACAACTGCGACCATTTTGGCCAACGAATTAACTAATAAAGGTCTCAATGTTGTGATGATAGCAACAGGACAAACAGGTATTATGCAAGGGGCGCGTTACTGTGTAGCTCTCGACGCAGTCCCTTCCCAATTTTGTGCTGGAGAATTGGAGTCGGTTATTGTTAAAGCATATGAAAAAGAAAATCCAGACTTGATTATTATTGAAGGACAAGGTGCCTTAAGTCACCCCGCATATTCTACCAGTTCGTTCATATTGCGTGGCAGCTGCCCAACCAGTGTTATTTTACAGCATGCTCCTAAACGTCAGCACCGTAGTGATTTTCCAAATATGCCAATGCCCTCAGTTGCTTCAGAAATAATACTGATTGAGACATTTTCAGACACATCGGTTATTGGCTTAACGCTCAATCACGAAGGAATGTCTTCAGATGATATTTTTACTGCGATTGATGGTTACTCCAATGAGTTAGGTATACAGGTTACTGACCCGTTGTCTCAGCCAGTTGAAAAATTGCTCGACATCGTGCTGTCAGCCTATCCTCAATTGGCAAGTAAACTGGCTGAAAAGAATGAAGTATCCTAG
- a CDS encoding alanine/ornithine racemase family PLP-dependent enzyme, which yields MKYPRLDVDCTKVCHNAQYLMAKLALRNISVTPVTKVFSGHPIIAQMLIDAGAEMVADSRVENIQRLTKAGVLVPKMLIRTPMLSQVTSVVKWCDISLNTEIDVIEKLSCVAKQLNITHGIVVMIELGDLREGVMPELIIGFIKQIIDLPNIIIKGIGANLACRYGIATDEKNMSLLSNLADDIEAKFDLKLDIISGGNTASIDWAINHTSTTRVNNLRIGEAIFLGFDSLTQEKIEGLYTDSITLTAEVIESKLKPSLPWGSIGANAFGEKEYTSERGAVSQAILALGRQDVCITGLSAPDGMTIMSSTSDHLIIETSGKPLLVGQTVMFNLDYSALLSSMSSCYVYKYFNKHIASKVSNNAMNEKGKVNATIALP from the coding sequence ATGAAGTATCCTAGATTAGATGTCGATTGCACTAAAGTCTGTCATAACGCTCAGTACCTTATGGCTAAATTAGCTTTAAGAAACATTTCAGTTACTCCGGTAACTAAAGTTTTTTCAGGCCATCCTATTATTGCACAAATGCTTATTGATGCAGGAGCAGAAATGGTTGCAGATTCTAGGGTCGAAAATATCCAAAGGTTAACTAAAGCTGGTGTTTTGGTGCCGAAAATGTTGATTCGCACGCCGATGCTCAGCCAAGTTACCAGTGTTGTTAAATGGTGTGATATTAGTTTGAATACTGAGATAGATGTTATTGAAAAGCTTTCCTGTGTCGCAAAGCAATTAAATATCACCCATGGAATTGTTGTCATGATAGAACTTGGCGATCTGAGGGAGGGCGTTATGCCGGAACTTATTATTGGCTTTATCAAACAAATTATTGATTTACCCAATATCATCATTAAAGGAATAGGTGCAAACCTAGCGTGTCGGTATGGTATTGCTACTGACGAAAAAAATATGTCACTTCTTTCAAATTTAGCCGATGACATTGAAGCAAAGTTTGACCTCAAGCTTGATATTATTTCAGGGGGAAATACTGCTTCAATTGATTGGGCAATTAATCATACCAGTACAACCCGTGTGAATAACCTCCGTATCGGTGAAGCGATTTTTCTAGGCTTTGACTCATTAACTCAAGAAAAAATTGAAGGTTTATATACCGATTCAATTACATTGACTGCTGAAGTGATTGAGTCAAAATTAAAACCGTCTTTGCCATGGGGAAGTATAGGTGCCAATGCATTTGGAGAAAAGGAATATACTTCAGAAAGAGGTGCAGTATCACAAGCTATTCTTGCGTTAGGCCGTCAAGATGTATGTATTACAGGACTTAGTGCTCCTGACGGAATGACAATAATGTCATCAACGAGTGATCATCTAATTATTGAAACTTCAGGAAAACCGCTATTAGTTGGCCAAACTGTAATGTTTAACTTGGACTACAGTGCACTCTTATCTTCTATGTCATCATGTTATGTCTACAAATATTTCAATAAACATATCGCCAGTAAGGTGAGCAACAATGCCATGAATGAAAAAGGGAAAGTAAACGCTACTATTGCTCTGCCTTAG
- a CDS encoding IS110 family transposase has protein sequence MKLYGGIDLHSNNSVFAIKDENGEIKARKKLPNDLNMIFQFLGSFENELVGLVVESTFNWYWLVDALMDAGFCVHLANTTAIQQYSGLKYADDNSDAAWLAEMLRLNILPEGYIYPKAERAVRDLMRKRMQLVQQATKNLLSIQGLYMRHLSYKLSNNKIKQLSAEDIEKDFLSTNVSQATVCNLAVMNCLKTQIKTIERVILEQVKLRAQFQQLTSIDGIGNILALTIMLETGDIKRFDKVGNYASYCRCVSGARYSNGKKKGSTNSKNGNKYLAWAFVEAASFAIRYNKTVKSYYQRKAAKTNQTVAIKTVAHKLARACFYVLRDDVPFEAKKAFC, from the coding sequence ATGAAACTATATGGTGGAATTGATTTACATTCAAATAATAGTGTATTTGCTATTAAAGATGAAAATGGTGAAATTAAAGCAAGAAAAAAATTACCCAATGATTTAAATATGATTTTTCAGTTTTTAGGCTCTTTTGAAAATGAATTAGTTGGCTTAGTAGTTGAGTCTACTTTTAACTGGTATTGGTTAGTCGACGCTTTAATGGATGCTGGATTTTGTGTTCATCTCGCCAATACGACAGCGATCCAGCAGTATTCTGGTTTGAAATATGCTGATGATAATAGTGATGCTGCTTGGCTGGCAGAAATGTTGAGATTAAATATTCTACCTGAGGGGTATATCTATCCAAAAGCAGAGCGAGCAGTACGAGATTTGATGCGTAAACGGATGCAACTTGTTCAACAAGCCACGAAAAACCTTTTGTCCATCCAGGGGCTATATATGCGTCATTTGAGTTATAAACTGAGTAATAACAAAATAAAACAACTCTCAGCTGAAGACATAGAAAAAGATTTTTTATCAACAAATGTTAGCCAGGCTACAGTTTGCAACCTAGCTGTAATGAACTGTCTAAAAACACAAATTAAGACGATTGAACGTGTCATATTAGAACAAGTTAAATTAAGAGCGCAATTCCAACAACTGACTAGCATTGATGGTATTGGTAATATTTTAGCCCTCACTATTATGCTTGAAACTGGTGATATTAAGCGTTTTGACAAGGTAGGTAATTACGCATCTTATTGTCGATGTGTCAGTGGTGCTCGTTACAGTAATGGTAAAAAGAAAGGCAGTACAAATTCAAAAAATGGCAATAAATATTTGGCATGGGCTTTTGTTGAAGCCGCTAGCTTTGCTATCAGGTATAACAAAACAGTGAAAAGTTATTATCAACGAAAAGCAGCAAAAACAAATCAAACTGTTGCGATAAAAACAGTGGCCCATAAATTAGCGAGAGCTTGCTTTTATGTTTTGCGAGATGACGTGCCTTTTGAAGCTAAAAAAGCTTTTTGTTAA
- a CDS encoding ribonuclease E inhibitor RraB produces the protein MNENNAWPQDVDGDVLRLLQGRGFDFNLDHEIEFMIDFKCWPLSQAQQAEVLKKLPEVSFVETEAELLEEGDPTGYVSFKVKNKVTYDFITQEPQRLSNLFVNLDGYCDSWVVVSGCGS, from the coding sequence ATGAATGAAAATAATGCTTGGCCACAAGATGTTGATGGAGATGTTTTACGATTACTTCAGGGAAGGGGGTTTGATTTCAATTTAGATCACGAAATTGAGTTTATGATCGATTTTAAATGCTGGCCATTAAGCCAAGCGCAGCAAGCTGAAGTGCTAAAGAAGTTACCAGAGGTAAGCTTTGTAGAAACAGAAGCGGAATTGCTTGAAGAGGGTGATCCTACTGGATATGTATCGTTTAAGGTTAAAAACAAGGTAACGTATGATTTTATTACGCAAGAGCCGCAAAGGTTAAGCAACCTGTTTGTTAATTTGGATGGATATTGTGACTCTTGGGTTGTTGTTAGTGGCTGTGGTTCTTAA
- a CDS encoding trypsin-like serine protease: MNLIGKLIMSCCIATSLQASAMIIRHDKNDSEYVKQEADFPAIFPLHDNGKLKNCVGTMLASQWAITAAHCTILLKPGSKFVIAGNDAEVSSIYMPPEYGYMKAIRNSQGDIVGVEDKVKDQSFDIALIKLASPIKNINTLPLLASEVKVNQIIEVMGWGDFGNGVTGVSRQDRVNDRKFRVAHNKIEAVDGNYLVFNFDAPNSGNTLPLEGINGPGDSGSPALVKIDSVYYVAGISSAGDYPNEQKHEREGKYGWQEYYISVNTLKSWITQTMSVQQRKSQSSN, encoded by the coding sequence ATGAATTTAATTGGTAAGTTAATCATGAGCTGTTGTATTGCAACTAGCCTACAAGCCAGTGCAATGATAATTAGGCATGACAAAAACGACAGTGAGTATGTTAAACAAGAAGCTGACTTTCCTGCGATTTTTCCATTGCATGATAATGGCAAACTAAAAAACTGTGTTGGCACTATGCTCGCATCACAATGGGCTATTACAGCTGCGCATTGTACTATCTTATTGAAACCTGGTAGCAAGTTTGTAATTGCTGGCAATGATGCAGAAGTTTCATCTATTTATATGCCTCCTGAGTATGGTTATATGAAGGCCATTAGAAATAGCCAAGGCGACATTGTTGGGGTAGAAGATAAAGTAAAGGACCAATCATTTGATATTGCATTAATTAAGTTGGCTAGCCCTATCAAAAACATTAATACATTGCCCTTATTAGCGTCAGAAGTAAAAGTAAATCAAATCATTGAAGTTATGGGCTGGGGAGATTTTGGTAATGGCGTCACAGGTGTTTCGCGCCAAGATAGGGTGAACGATAGAAAGTTTCGTGTGGCGCATAATAAAATAGAAGCCGTAGATGGTAATTATTTAGTCTTTAATTTTGACGCTCCTAACAGCGGAAACACATTACCATTAGAAGGTATTAATGGCCCAGGCGATAGTGGCAGCCCAGCACTTGTAAAAATTGATTCAGTTTACTATGTTGCTGGGATAAGCTCTGCTGGCGACTACCCTAATGAGCAAAAACATGAAAGAGAAGGTAAATACGGTTGGCAAGAGTACTATATTAGTGTTAACACTTTAAAATCTTGGATCACGCAAACCATGTCTGTACAACAGAGAAAATCACAGTCCAGCAATTAG
- the dgt gene encoding dGTPase: protein MANINFKTKINFIRPFNTYKTENIPLANQHTAFESDRGRIINSAAIRRLQQKTQVFPLERNAAVRSRLTHSMEVQQVGRFIVQSIFKSLSPNKLAEYGLEGLERSIESLVEMSCLMHDIGNPPFGHFGEEALNQWFIKNIAQLTTLSSGNIFIGNEDLLEDLKQFEGNAQAIRLIHSLLNLNLTYTQAAGILKYTRPATMKKSEVVRDKSYLMKKVGYYFAEKEYVNSMMTSLNIEHGCRHPISYIMEAADDISYCLADIEDAVEKGVLSRNDLSTILKDMFEDVLINQLKIDDINAISQWKKAVESADKVENDANYFIKLRVALIHPLVEHATTRFIDNIEAVYHGTFNQALLEDNSRYHAITQTLKQIALKYVFCNQEVEKLELQGFRIISGLLDAYKPLLELDKHEFELAINKEKGAPLIETRLCNKLPIKHKETYLKAVSLLDKGAENYTCLEFYYRCRLIQDYISGMTDQFAYDEYRMLMVIE from the coding sequence ATGGCTAATATTAACTTTAAAACAAAAATAAACTTTATTAGACCTTTTAATACTTATAAAACAGAAAATATTCCCTTAGCTAACCAGCATACAGCTTTTGAAAGTGATAGGGGACGCATAATAAATTCAGCTGCAATTCGAAGACTACAACAAAAAACACAGGTTTTTCCGCTTGAACGTAATGCTGCAGTAAGAAGTCGGCTAACGCACTCTATGGAAGTACAGCAAGTTGGTCGGTTTATTGTTCAATCTATTTTCAAAAGCTTATCACCAAATAAGCTCGCTGAATATGGCCTAGAGGGTCTTGAGAGATCAATTGAAAGTCTAGTTGAAATGTCTTGTTTAATGCATGATATAGGTAACCCTCCTTTTGGTCATTTTGGTGAAGAAGCATTAAATCAATGGTTTATAAAAAATATTGCGCAATTAACAACTTTAAGTAGTGGCAATATTTTTATTGGTAATGAAGATTTACTTGAAGATTTGAAACAGTTTGAAGGTAATGCCCAAGCAATAAGATTAATTCATTCATTATTAAACTTAAATCTGACTTATACCCAAGCAGCAGGAATTTTAAAATATACTAGACCAGCAACTATGAAAAAATCCGAAGTGGTTAGAGACAAAAGCTATTTAATGAAAAAGGTCGGCTACTATTTCGCTGAAAAAGAATATGTAAATAGCATGATGACATCTTTAAATATAGAGCATGGCTGTCGTCACCCAATCTCTTATATTATGGAAGCAGCCGATGATATATCTTATTGTTTAGCGGATATAGAAGATGCAGTAGAAAAAGGGGTTTTAAGTCGAAATGATTTAAGTACTATCTTAAAGGATATGTTTGAAGATGTTTTAATCAATCAACTTAAGATTGATGACATTAATGCAATATCTCAATGGAAAAAGGCAGTTGAAAGTGCAGATAAAGTAGAGAATGATGCAAATTATTTTATTAAGTTGCGCGTAGCATTAATTCATCCATTAGTTGAGCATGCAACTACACGATTTATTGATAATATTGAAGCTGTATATCATGGCACTTTTAATCAAGCTTTATTAGAAGATAACAGCCGATATCATGCAATTACGCAGACCTTAAAGCAAATCGCATTAAAATATGTATTTTGTAATCAAGAGGTTGAAAAGCTTGAATTACAAGGGTTTAGAATAATTAGCGGCTTACTTGATGCTTATAAACCCTTATTAGAATTAGATAAACATGAGTTTGAACTGGCGATAAATAAAGAAAAAGGGGCGCCACTAATTGAAACGCGATTGTGTAATAAACTCCCAATAAAGCATAAGGAGACCTACTTAAAAGCTGTTTCGTTACTAGATAAAGGAGCAGAAAACTATACGTGTTTAGAGTTTTATTATCGTTGTCGATTAATTCAAGATTATATAAGCGGCATGACAGATCAGTTTGCTTATGATGAATATAGAATGTTGATGGTTATCGAATGA
- a CDS encoding serine hydrolase — MKKYIYLGLCTVFTVLFQQSSFASETNMDYQKILEKAVSKNGPGVAALVSKKGEVIFKGAYGLANIEHQIPLKTDGVFRLGSITKQFTGAAILLLQEQKKLTVTDNINRYIPNFPTQGHKITIEQLLTHTSGLGNFTDDFNIFANEALTSKSIDQVIEKLAQYPMRTKPGEEMYYSNTGYVLLGKIIEVASGQSYAKFVEQHIFKKLDMKSSQYGGSQIIKNRVNGYDATNKGVVNAGYIDMSWPHASGSLLSTLEDMNKWFTALTNNQLISQNSYKQMTSPVILNNGKSSNYGYGLYIEKFNKYQAVSHNGGIHGFATSGYFFPEKDIYIVVLSNFSGQDAGKVALSLAEKLLN; from the coding sequence ATGAAGAAATATATATATTTAGGCCTTTGCACTGTGTTTACAGTACTTTTTCAACAATCAAGTTTTGCATCTGAAACAAATATGGATTATCAAAAAATCCTTGAAAAAGCGGTGAGTAAAAATGGGCCGGGTGTTGCTGCTTTGGTAAGTAAAAAAGGTGAAGTTATTTTTAAAGGAGCTTATGGACTCGCTAATATAGAACATCAGATACCTTTGAAAACTGATGGCGTTTTTCGTTTAGGCTCAATTACCAAGCAGTTTACAGGTGCAGCAATTTTGTTGTTACAAGAGCAAAAAAAATTAACAGTAACAGATAATATCAATCGATATATCCCTAATTTTCCAACTCAAGGTCATAAGATTACAATTGAGCAATTGTTAACCCATACATCAGGGCTTGGTAATTTCACAGATGACTTTAATATATTTGCTAATGAAGCTTTAACATCGAAATCTATTGATCAAGTTATTGAGAAATTAGCACAATATCCAATGAGAACAAAACCAGGTGAAGAAATGTATTACTCTAACACTGGTTATGTGTTGTTAGGTAAAATAATAGAAGTAGCTAGTGGACAAAGTTATGCTAAATTTGTCGAACAGCATATTTTCAAAAAATTGGATATGAAATCTAGCCAGTACGGCGGCTCTCAAATAATTAAAAATAGAGTTAATGGTTATGATGCCACTAACAAAGGAGTTGTAAATGCAGGATATATTGATATGTCTTGGCCTCATGCTTCAGGTTCTTTGTTGTCTACATTAGAGGATATGAATAAATGGTTTACAGCACTGACAAATAATCAGTTGATTTCTCAAAACAGTTATAAACAAATGACGAGTCCTGTCATATTAAATAATGGTAAATCATCAAACTATGGTTATGGTTTGTACATCGAAAAATTTAATAAATACCAAGCAGTTTCACATAATGGTGGGATCCATGGTTTTGCTACGTCCGGTTACTTCTTTCCGGAAAAAGATATTTATATCGTGGTGCTGAGTAATTTCAGTGGTCAGGATGCGGGGAAAGTTGCTTTATCATTAGCTGAGAAATTACTTAATTAA